From a single Ochotona princeps isolate mOchPri1 chromosome 12, mOchPri1.hap1, whole genome shotgun sequence genomic region:
- the ARL11 gene encoding ADP-ribosylation factor-like protein 11: protein MGTANSRSPKAEPQVVMMGLDSAGKTTLLYKLKGHQQVQTLPTVGFNVEPLEAPGNLSLTLWDIGGQPQLRASWKDYLEGTDILVYVLDSTDKARLPEAVAALLEVLASPSMAGVPLLVLANKQEAPDALPLLEIRDRLGLERLQEHRWELRACSALTGEGLSEALKSLRSLLKPSSHRYHL from the coding sequence ATGGGCACCGCAAATTCCAGAAGCCCCAAGGCAGAACCTCAGGTGGTGATGATGGGCCTGGACTCAGCGGGCAAGACCACACTCCTGTACAAGCTGAAGGGCCATCAGCAGGTACAGACCCTTCCCACGGTCGGTTTTAACGTGGAGCCCCTCGAAGCTCCTGGGAACCTGTCACTGACCCTCTGGGACATTGGGGGGCAGCCCCAGCTCAGGGCCAGCTGGAAGGACTATCTGGAAGGCACAGACATCCTCGTGTATGTGCTGGACAGCACAGACAAAGCCCGCTTGCCTGAGGCTGTGGCTGCCCTCCTGGAagtcctggccagccccagcatGGCTGGCGTTCCCTTGTTGGTGCTGGCCAACAAGCAGGAGGCACCCGATGCCCTCCCCCTGCTGGAGATCAGGGACAGGCTGGGCCTGGAGAGACTGCAGGAGCATCGTTGGGAGCTCCGGGCCTGCAGTGCCCTCACCGGGGAGGGGCTGTCTGAGGCCCTGAAGAGCCTGCGCAGCCTCCTGAAACCCAGTAGTCACCGGTATCACCTGTGA